The nucleotide sequence ACCATTTCCAGCGTGAGTTCATCGTGGTTGCGCAGAAAGAGCGCCCACTGGCAGTTCTCCGGGATTGCGGGAGTCTGGTCGAGAATGTCTGTGATGGGAACGCGATCTTCCATCCGAACGGCCATGAACAGGCGCGGCATCACGGGAAAGTGAAAGGCCATGTGGCACTCGTCGCCCTGGCCGCCTCCAAAATAATTCACCGCGTCCTCCGGCCATTGGTTGGCTTCCGCCAGAAGCATGCGATTTGGATAGCGCGCGTCCACCTGGCGGCGAAGCTCCTTCAGGTAATCATGAGTCTCCACCAGGTTTTCGCACGACGTTCCCTCGCGTTCAAACAGGTAGGGGACTGCGTCCAGCCGAAAACCGTCGACGCCCAGGTCCAGCCAGAATTCCAGGACCTTCAGCACCTCGCGATGCACGTCGGGGTTGTCGAAGTTGAGGTCGGGTTGATGCGAATAAAAACGATGCCAGTAGTAGGAGTGCGCGACGGGATCCCACGTCCAGTTCGAGGGCTCGAAATCCTTGAAGATGATTCGCGCCTCCTTGTATTTCTCGGGCGTGTCACTCCAGACATAGTAATTGCGCTCGGGGCTGCCTGGCTTTGCTCGGCGCGATTTCTGAAACCAGGCGTGCTGGTCGGAGGTGTGGTTGAGCACCAATTCGGTGATCACCTTCAACCCGCGCGCATGCGCCTCCTGCATGAATTCCTTGAAGTCATCCAGCGTGCCGTAGATCGGGTTGATCGAATAGTAATCGGCAATGTCATAGCCGTCGTCCTTGAGCGGCGACGGATAAAATGGGAGCAGCCAGATCGCGGTGACGCCGAGGTCGGCAATGTAGTCGAGCTTCTGTGTCAGCCCGCGGAAGTCGCCAATCCCATCGGCATTGCTGTCGAAGAACGCGCGAACGGGAACTTCGTAGATGATGGCGCTTTTATACCAGAGTGGATCCTGGTCCGGGGTAAAGTCAGGGTTTTGGGGCTCGGCCATGCGTTACAGTTCTCCGAAATGTCACCGTCGTGCAATGCAGTTTCTATCAAGTTTCCGAGGGAGGTCTCTGGGGGCAAAGCCCCAGTGAGAGGTGCGGAGTAAACGGCGCGCCGCCTCCGAGTCGGTGTCGGAGGTTCTTAACCGCATGGCGTTCGTCACGTCCATCCGGCTTTGAAGCCGGCGAAACAGCCCGTCCTCCGCAGCGGCCTACTGCGGAGGGCAGCATAGGTTTGGTAACCTGCGCGACGATTGGACTTCATCCTTCGCCTGGTTTACAAACTGTCGGCGCAGCCCCGGTCGGAACTGGCCGGGGCTCAAATTTTTGATGCATTGGATCCTGGCCAGCCTTTTGTCTGCAGTGTTTCTCGGCATCTACGAGCTGAGCACGAAGCATGCGGTGCGCGCCAACGCAGTCCTGCCGGTACTGTTCTTCAGCACGTTCACAGGCGCGATCGTTTGGATCGGCTTGCTCGCTGCGGACGCGATTTCGCCCGGCAGCCTGCCGCCGTCCGTCACAACGCAGCGACTGAACACAATCCAGCATCTGCAATTGTTTCTGAAATCAGGCATTGTCGCCGCTTCCTGGATCTTCACCTACTTCGCATTGAAGCATTTGCCGCTGTCGCTCGGTTCCCCCATCCGCGCAAGCAGTCCACTCTTCACGCTGTTCGGAGCGATCCTGGTTTTGGGCGAACGGCCGAGTGTGCTGGAAACGATTGGCGTCCTCACAACGCTGGCTTCATTCGTGGGATTGTCGTTCGTGGGCAGTCGTGAAGGCGTTCACTTTCATCGCAACAAATGGGTCGGGTTCCTGTTGATCGGCACGTTGTTCGGGGCTGTGAGTTCGCTCTACGACAAGTACCTGCTGGGCAGCGCGGGTTTCAGTGTCCCGACAGTGCAGGCATGGTTTTCCGTATATCTTCTCGTGCTGTTCACGCCATTCATGATCGGCTGGCAGAAGCGTTGGTGGGAACGCAACGAATTCCATTGGCGCTGGAGCATCCCGCTGATCGCCATCGCGCTGCTCGTCGCCGATTACATCTACTTCAGTGCGCTCGCCGATCCTGATTCGCTTGTTTCGATCGTGATGAGCCTGCGGCGAGGCAGCACGCTGGTTGCATTCGCGGGAGGGATCATGCTGTTCCGCGAGCAACACGGGCGCGAAAAACTTCCGGCCGTGATCGGCATCATGATTGGGATCATCCTTACGATTCTTGGCTGAGTCTGCGACTCACGCGTTCTTCAGCAGGGCGCCCACCACGCCTTCGATCGTATGCACCTTTGCTTCGACCGTGGGTTCAAGCCCCAGTGCGCGAAGCGCCTTGCTCGTTTCAGGACCGATTGACGCGAGTTGCACGTTCGGAAATTGCAGCCGCAGCCTGGGGAGATCGAATCGCGCATGGAAATGCTCCACGGTTGATGCGCTCGTGAAGGTGATCCAATCGGCGCCATCCTTTAGCAGTTGAGCCGCGCTGCCTGTGCGGTCTTCCTGCTCGGGTTCCGTCTTGTAGACCGCAATGTCGTCAACAATGGCGCCGAGCGCCTCGAGTTCCGCGGGAAGATCCGGATTCGCCACCTGCGCCCGCAGCAGGCAAATCTTCAAGTTCTCAACGGATTCAAACTTGTTGATGGCAGCAGCGACCCGCGAGCCCAACGCTTCGTCCGGCATGACGTCCACCTGCAAGTGCAACTGCCGCAGCTTTTCGGCGGTGGCAGGGCCGATCGCCGCGATTTTCACTCCGCCAATGTCCCGCAAATCTTGAAAGCGTTTGAAAAACAGGTCGAAAAAGGACGTGACCCCGTTCGGGCTCGTGAACACAAGCCAGTCGTAGGAATTCAGTTCCAACAATGCGTCCACGATGTCCTCGCGCCGGTCCGAAGGAGCAATGCGGATCGTCGGAATCTCCAGCACTTCGGCGCCCAGTTCATCGAGGCGTTGTGACAACTGGCTGGCCTGGTCGCGCGTGCGTGTGACGACAACGCGCCGGCCAAACAGCGGGCGCTGCTCGAACCAGTTCAGGCGCGAGCGCAGCTTCACGACGCCGCCAATGATCGTGATCGCGGGCGCCGCGATGTTCTGCTGCGTCGCAATGTGCGTGATCGTCGCGAGGGTGCCCTCCACCGATTTTTGGTTTC is from Verrucomicrobiia bacterium and encodes:
- a CDS encoding DMT family transporter, which codes for MHWILASLLSAVFLGIYELSTKHAVRANAVLPVLFFSTFTGAIVWIGLLAADAISPGSLPPSVTTQRLNTIQHLQLFLKSGIVAASWIFTYFALKHLPLSLGSPIRASSPLFTLFGAILVLGERPSVLETIGVLTTLASFVGLSFVGSREGVHFHRNKWVGFLLIGTLFGAVSSLYDKYLLGSAGFSVPTVQAWFSVYLLVLFTPFMIGWQKRWWERNEFHWRWSIPLIAIALLVADYIYFSALADPDSLVSIVMSLRRGSTLVAFAGGIMLFREQHGREKLPAVIGIMIGIILTILG
- a CDS encoding uroporphyrinogen-III synthase, with product NYAGIPLTHRSYASAFTVLTGHEDPDKQSSDLDFKEIARIPGTKVILMGLKRLPVLVETLIAEGMSPDTPVAMVRWGTRGNQKSVEGTLATITHIATQQNIAAPAITIIGGVVKLRSRLNWFEQRPLFGRRVVVTRTRDQASQLSQRLDELGAEVLEIPTIRIAPSDRREDIVDALLELNSYDWLVFTSPNGVTSFFDLFFKRFQDLRDIGGVKIAAIGPATAEKLRQLHLQVDVMPDEALGSRVAAAINKFESVENLKICLLRAQVANPDLPAELEALGAIVDDIAVYKTEPEQEDRTGSAAQLLKDGADWITFTSASTVEHFHARFDLPRLRLQFPNVQLASIGPETSKALRALGLEPTVEAKVHTIEGVVGALLKNA